Proteins encoded within one genomic window of Triticum aestivum cultivar Chinese Spring chromosome 2D, IWGSC CS RefSeq v2.1, whole genome shotgun sequence:
- the LOC123054318 gene encoding vegetative cell wall protein gp1-like encodes MVRIAPLLLVALLSLAVQLAPSAACPSCPKPKPPPPPPRKVKPSVPCPPPPHSPTPKPSPPHTPTPKPSPPHTPTPKPSPPHTPSPTPKPSPPHTPPYTPTPVKPPPVTPTPTPTPVKPPPVTPTPTPTPVKPPPVTPTPTPTPTPVKPPPVTPTPTPSPVKPPPAGTPPSPVSPSPPPSSPPGKCPVDTLKLLGCVDALNGLVHAVIGSSASDKCCPLLSGVTGLDAALCLCTTIELKALNINLVLPIAIQVLVNQCGKTVPSDFQCPAPTPATPPPTPAVPPSPVPPSPSPPTPVTPSPTPPSPAPVSPPSPVVPAPVPATPPPSPSTGKCPIDTLKLLGCVDALNGLVHAVIGSSASDTCCPLLSGVTGLDAALCLCTTIELKALNINLVLPIAIQVLVNQCGKTVPGDFKCPSPTPATPPPTPAVPPSPVPPSPTPPTPVTPSPTPPSPVTPSPAPVKPPSPVPATPPPSPSTGQCPIDTLKLLGCVDALNGLVHAVIGSSASDSCCPLLSGVADLDAALCLCTTIKLKALNINLVLPIAIDLLVNQCGKTVPKDFQCPS; translated from the coding sequence ATGGTCCGCATTGCGCCGCTCCTGCTGGTGGCGCTGCTCTCTCTAGCCGTGCAGCTCGCGCCGTCCGCAGCCTGCCCATCCTGCCCCAAGCCAaagcctcccccgccgccgccgcgtaaggTCAAGCCCTCCGTGCCCTGCCCTCCTCCGCCGCACTCTCCTACACCCAAGCCCTCGCCGCCGCACACTCCTACGCCCAAGCCCTCGCCACCGCACACTCCTACGCCCAAGCCGTCGCCACCGCACACTCCTAGTCCTACGCCCAAGCCCTCGCCGCCGCACACACCGCCGTACACCCCAACTCCGGTTAAGCCGCCGCCAGTCACTCCTACCCCAACCCCAACTCCGGTTAAGCCGCCGCCAGTCACTCCTACCCCTACCCCAACTCCGGTTAAGCCGCCCCCAGTCACTCCTACCCCTACCCCTACCCCAACTCCGGTTAAGCCGCCGCCAGTTACTCCTACTCCTACGCCAAGTCCGGTGAAGCCGCCGCCTGCTGGAACTCCACCATCTCCTGTCAGCCCGTCGCCGCCACCATCTTCGCCTCCAGGCAAGTGCCCGGTGGACACACTGAAGCTGCTGGGGTGCGTGGATGCCCTCAACGGGCTTGTGCACGCGGTGATCGGCAGCAGCGCCAGCGATAAGTGCTGCCCTTTGTTGTCCGGCGTGACCGGCCTCGACGCAGCGCTCTGCCTATGCACCACAATCGAGCTCAAGGCACTCAACATCAACCTCGTGCTGCCAATCGCCATCCAGGTGCTCGTCAACCAATGCGGCAAGACGGTGCCCAGCGACTTCCAGTGCCCTGCGCCAACGCCTGCCACTCCGCCGCCGACACCAGCAGTGCCGCCATCACCTGTCCCACCATCGCCGTCTCCACCAACCCCTGTCACTCCATCGCCGACGCCACCATCCCCAGCTCCGGTCTCGCCGCCGTCCCCTGTGGTCCCGGCCCCAGTCCCAGCGAcaccaccgccatcgccgtcgacgGGCAAGTGCCCTATCGACACGCTGAAGCTGCTGGGGTGCGTGGATGCCCTCAACGGGCTTGTGCACGCGGTGATCGGCAGCAGCGCCAGCGATACCTGCTGCCCTTTGTTGTCCGGCGTGACCGGCCTCGACGCAGCGCTCTGCCTATGCACCACAATCGAGCTCAAGGCACTCAACATCAACCTCGTGCTACCAATCGCCATCCAGGTGCTCGTCAACCAATGCGGCAAGACGGTGCCCGGCGACTTCAAGTGCCCTTCGCCAACGCCTGCCACTCCGCCGCCGACACCGGCAGTGCCGCCGTCACCTGTCCCACCATCGCCGACGCCACCAACCCCTGTCACTCCATCGCCGACGCCACCATCCCCTGTCACTCCATCGCCAGCTCCAGTTAAGCCGCCGTCCCCAGTCCCAGCGAcaccaccgccatcgccgtcgacgGGCCAGTGCCCCATCGATACGCTGAAACTGTTGGGGTGCGTGGACGCGCTCAACGGGCTGGTGCACGCGGTGATCGGCAGCAGCGCTAGCGACAGCTGCTGCCCGCTGTTATCCGGCGTGGCTGACCTCGACGCCGCGCTCTGCCTCTGCACCACCATCAAGCTCAAGGCGCTCAACATCAACCTCGTGCTGCCCATCGCCATCGATCTGCTGGTCAACCAGTGCGGCAAGACGGTGCCCAAGGACTTCCAGTGCCCTAGTTAA